One genomic region from Desulfuromonas sp. TF encodes:
- a CDS encoding KH domain-containing protein, with protein sequence MKELIEFIAKSLVENPEAVTISEEEGEDGSILVKLAAAQEDMGRIIGKQGRTAKAMRTLLNAKATRENKRATLQIME encoded by the coding sequence ATGAAAGAACTCATCGAATTCATCGCCAAGTCGCTGGTTGAAAATCCCGAGGCGGTCACCATCTCCGAAGAGGAGGGCGAGGACGGAAGCATCCTCGTGAAGCTGGCCGCCGCCCAGGAGGATATGGGGCGGATCATCGGCAAGCAGGGACGCACAGCCAAGGCCATGCGCACCCTGCTCAATGCCAAGGCCACCAGGGAAAACAAGCGGGCTACCCTGCAGATCATGGAGTGA
- the rimM gene encoding ribosome maturation factor RimM (Essential for efficient processing of 16S rRNA), protein MGVEEGELVRLGMVMGTHGLRGDLKIMPQSPDAQALLDARQIFLRRAGEPAVAYSPVRTTVHKAVYLLRLEGLDHINDVESLVGCEVLIRRDDLPEPEGDDVYWMDLQGMTVVDRLFGELGTLDDLFTTAAHDVYVVNGRFGEVLIPAVGEFIVEIDLPGRRMSVDLPEGLVREPDEV, encoded by the coding sequence ATGGGCGTCGAAGAAGGTGAACTCGTTCGTCTCGGGATGGTGATGGGTACCCACGGGCTGCGGGGAGACCTCAAGATTATGCCGCAGTCACCCGATGCCCAGGCCCTTCTCGATGCCCGGCAGATCTTTCTGCGCAGGGCGGGAGAGCCGGCCGTCGCGTACAGCCCGGTGCGGACCACTGTCCACAAGGCGGTATATCTGCTTCGCCTTGAGGGGCTGGACCACATCAATGACGTTGAATCCCTGGTGGGGTGCGAAGTGCTGATCCGGCGTGACGACCTGCCGGAGCCCGAGGGAGATGACGTTTACTGGATGGACCTGCAGGGAATGACGGTCGTCGACCGGCTCTTCGGTGAACTGGGAACCCTGGACGATCTGTTTACGACGGCGGCCCATGATGTCTATGTCGTCAATGGCCGTTTCGGCGAAGTCCTGATTCCTGCGGTCGGCGAGTTCATTGTGGAGATCGATCTGCCTGGCCGTCGGATGTCGGTCGATCTTCCCGAAGGACTGGTCCGGGAACCCGATGAAGTTTGA
- the trmD gene encoding tRNA (guanosine(37)-N1)-methyltransferase TrmD yields MKFDVLTLFPAMIDSPFAGSILGKAVEKGLIRIAAHNLRDWAEGRHKVTDDAPYGGGDGMVMKPEPVARALSQLKVDSPGARVLLMTPQGVPFRQSDAQALSREEGLIFVCGRYEGFDERIRSMVDAEYSLGDFVLTGGELAAMVMIDAVARLIPGVLGSSGSALGDSFADGLLEYPHYTRPVEFEGRRVPEVLLSGNHAEIARWRRRQQLKRTLRRRPDLLPGARLSEEDRRFLAELKQDAADEEA; encoded by the coding sequence ATGAAGTTTGATGTACTTACCCTTTTTCCCGCCATGATCGACTCCCCCTTTGCCGGGAGCATTCTCGGGAAGGCGGTGGAAAAAGGATTGATTCGTATTGCCGCCCACAACCTTCGGGATTGGGCGGAGGGACGGCACAAGGTTACCGATGACGCCCCTTACGGCGGCGGAGACGGAATGGTGATGAAGCCGGAGCCGGTGGCCCGGGCCTTGTCGCAGCTGAAGGTGGATTCCCCCGGAGCCAGGGTCCTGCTCATGACTCCCCAGGGCGTTCCCTTTCGTCAGTCCGATGCGCAGGCCCTCTCCCGGGAGGAAGGGCTTATTTTCGTGTGCGGCCGGTATGAGGGATTTGACGAGCGTATCCGGTCCATGGTGGACGCCGAGTACTCCCTGGGGGACTTCGTTCTCACGGGGGGCGAACTGGCCGCGATGGTCATGATTGACGCCGTCGCCCGGCTGATCCCGGGAGTGCTGGGGAGCAGCGGAAGCGCCCTGGGCGATTCGTTCGCCGACGGGCTTCTCGAATATCCGCACTACACTCGTCCCGTCGAGTTCGAGGGACGGCGGGTGCCGGAGGTTCTTCTCTCAGGCAATCATGCCGAGATCGCGCGCTGGCGTCGTCGGCAGCAGTTGAAGCGCACGCTGCGGCGGCGGCCGGATCTGCTGCCCGGAGCCCGGCTTTCTGAAGAGGACCGCCGGTTTCTTGCCGAACTGAAGCAGGATGCGGCGGACGAGGAAGCATGA
- a CDS encoding RNA methyltransferase: protein MIRRPMAVALVHHPIRDRRGDTVTASVTNLDLHDIARTARTYGVDRFYLVTPVAEQRVLVERILEHWHTGHGASYNPHRGEALDLVEPVSTLDEALARWQQRTGDDPLPVLTGAARTDGITFARCRALVQQHPLLLVFGTGWGLADEVFERGWTVLEPVSGAGDYNHLPVRAAAAIILDRLFAGEQR, encoded by the coding sequence ATGATCAGGCGTCCGATGGCGGTAGCTCTGGTCCACCACCCGATACGTGACCGCCGGGGCGATACGGTGACCGCGTCCGTGACCAACCTGGATCTGCACGATATCGCCCGGACCGCCCGGACTTATGGTGTCGATCGTTTCTATCTGGTCACTCCCGTTGCCGAACAGCGGGTCCTGGTGGAGCGGATTCTGGAGCACTGGCATACCGGCCACGGAGCCTCCTACAATCCGCACCGGGGTGAGGCCCTTGATCTCGTGGAGCCGGTTTCGACCCTCGACGAGGCTCTTGCCCGATGGCAACAGCGTACCGGCGATGATCCGCTGCCGGTCCTGACCGGCGCCGCCCGGACCGACGGCATCACATTCGCCCGCTGCCGGGCGCTGGTGCAGCAGCACCCGCTCCTTCTTGTCTTCGGGACCGGGTGGGGGCTGGCCGACGAAGTTTTCGAGCGTGGCTGGACTGTTCTTGAGCCGGTGTCGGGAGCCGGTGATTACAACCACCTGCCGGTCCGTGCGGCAGCCGCCATTATCCTGGATCGCCTGTTTGCCGGCGAACAGAGATGA
- the rplS gene encoding 50S ribosomal protein L19 — protein sequence MNIIDHLAMEHIRKDIPPFKAGDTLRVHVKIVEGDKQRIQVYQGVCIKRVNRGVGSTFTVRKISNSFGVERIFSLHSPAVEKIEVVMVGQVRRAKLYYLRNLYGKAARIREKRLA from the coding sequence ATGAACATCATTGACCATCTGGCAATGGAACACATCAGGAAAGATATCCCACCCTTCAAGGCGGGCGATACCCTGCGGGTGCACGTGAAGATCGTCGAAGGCGACAAACAACGGATCCAGGTCTATCAGGGTGTCTGCATCAAGAGGGTGAACCGGGGCGTCGGATCCACCTTCACCGTCCGCAAGATTTCCAACAGTTTCGGTGTGGAGCGGATCTTCTCCCTGCATTCTCCCGCCGTTGAGAAGATCGAGGTGGTGATGGTCGGGCAGGTGCGCCGCGCCAAGCTTTACTACCTGCGCAATCTTTACGGCAAGGCCGCCCGAATCAGGGAAAAGCGTCTGGCCTGA
- a CDS encoding ribonuclease HII, protein MTLELFPALPLSPLHFEEWALSRGFRTVAGVDEAGRGPLAGPVVAAAVVLPEGFELPGLDDSKKLSVDQRERLLPLIRSKALAFGVGIVSAGEIDRMNILQATLKGMALAVRRLRTAPDYLLVDGITPVPLPLQQKTIKQGDSRSLSVAAASVLAKVVRDRLMTGYDQIYPGYDLARNKGYASAGHLAAIARLGPSPLHRLTFRGVREHVVKNEGGL, encoded by the coding sequence ATGACCCTGGAGCTTTTTCCCGCCCTTCCGTTGTCCCCTCTCCATTTTGAAGAATGGGCCCTTTCCAGGGGCTTCCGGACGGTGGCGGGAGTGGACGAAGCCGGTCGGGGCCCTCTGGCCGGGCCGGTAGTCGCAGCGGCGGTCGTCCTGCCTGAGGGCTTCGAGCTGCCGGGACTGGACGATTCGAAAAAACTCTCCGTCGATCAGCGCGAGCGCCTTCTCCCCCTGATTCGTTCGAAGGCGCTGGCCTTCGGAGTGGGGATCGTGTCCGCCGGCGAAATCGACCGGATGAACATTCTTCAGGCGACCCTCAAGGGAATGGCCCTGGCGGTGCGGCGCCTGCGGACCGCCCCCGATTATCTCCTCGTCGACGGCATCACACCGGTTCCTCTTCCCCTTCAGCAGAAGACCATCAAGCAGGGGGATTCCCGTTCTCTGTCGGTGGCGGCCGCCTCGGTGCTGGCCAAGGTGGTGCGCGACCGGCTCATGACCGGTTACGACCAGATCTATCCCGGGTACGATTTAGCCCGGAACAAGGGATATGCCAGCGCCGGACACCTGGCGGCCATCGCCCGGCTCGGCCCGTCGCCCCTCCACCGGCTCACTTTCAGAGGAGTCCGTGAGCATGTGGTGAAAAACGAGGGTGGGTTATGA
- a CDS encoding YraN family protein — protein sequence MTEERLALGRWGEEEAARHLIRLGMKILERNFRTPVGEIDLIARHGKTLVFAEVKTRRSNAFGTPQEAVGAAKQRQIIRTAQWYLGNGKGKGLQPRFDVVAVSPGPAGAVVEHIPNAFGL from the coding sequence ATGACCGAGGAGCGACTGGCTCTTGGCCGGTGGGGAGAGGAGGAAGCCGCCCGGCATCTGATTCGCCTTGGGATGAAAATCCTTGAACGCAATTTCCGCACTCCAGTGGGTGAAATCGACCTCATCGCCCGTCATGGGAAGACTCTGGTTTTTGCCGAGGTCAAGACCCGTCGCAGCAACGCTTTCGGAACGCCGCAGGAAGCGGTCGGCGCCGCCAAGCAGCGTCAGATAATCCGCACCGCCCAGTGGTATCTCGGCAATGGCAAGGGAAAGGGGCTCCAGCCCCGTTTCGACGTTGTCGCCGTGAGCCCCGGACCCGCGGGAGCCGTTGTGGAGCACATTCCCAATGCTTTCGGGCTGTGA